In Helianthus annuus cultivar XRQ/B chromosome 9, HanXRQr2.0-SUNRISE, whole genome shotgun sequence, the following are encoded in one genomic region:
- the LOC110878672 gene encoding uncharacterized protein LOC110878672 isoform X2 has protein sequence MNASLLICRLKLLLEKLASVNLEGLTHQQKLAFWINTCNICMMNAYLEHGIPESPEIMPTLMQKATINAGGYLLNAISIDHFILRLPNRLKLSCLQSPKQTEIRGKFGLEWSELLVMFALCNGGSWSSAVRVYTSAQVESELAIAKRDYLKGYPRKCKV, from the exons atgaatgCATCCCTCTTGATCTGTAGACTCAA GCTCCTCCTTGAGAAGCTGGCCTCCGTCAACTTAGAGGGTTTGACACATCAGCAAAAGCTCGCATTTTGGATAAACACTTGCAATATTTGCATGATGAAT GCATATTTAGAGCATGGAATACCCGAGAGTCCGGAAATAATGCCAACACTAATGCAAAAG GCAACAATAAATGCAGGCGGGTATTTGCTAAACGCGATATCAATTGACCATTTTATCTTGAGGCTTCCTAATCGCTTAAAACTT TCATGTCTACAATCTCCGAAACAAACTGAAATTCGTGGTAAATTTGGCTTGGAGTGGTCCGAACTGTTGGTCATGTTTGCTTTATGCAATGGCGGCAGCTGGTCTTCTGCG GTGAGAGTTTACACGTCAGCACAAGTGGAAAGCGAGTTAGCAATAGCAAAGAGAGATTACCTGAAAGGGTACCCGAGAAAATGCAAAGTTTA A
- the LOC110878669 gene encoding MLO-like protein 10 yields MAGGDDYSSERKLDQTPTWAVAGVCAIIIIISIALEKVLHKLGKFFTDKHKKALFEALEKVKAELMILGFISLILTFTQYYIAEICIPVDVADTMLPCAIKDKAEKKEKGARRLLLWYEHGRSLAGDSKSTCKEGKVPIITVKGLHQLHILIFFLAVLHVAYSAITMALGRLKTRGWKQWEEETSSHDYEFSNDPSRFRLTHETSFVRAHARFWTQNPIFFYIGCFFRQFFRSVSKSDYMTLRNGFISLHLAPGTKFNFQKYIKRSLEDDFKVVVGVSPVLWASFVIFVLLNVNGWQALFWASLMPLVIILAVGTKLQAILTKMALEITERHAVVQGIPLVQASDKHFWFSRPSLMLLLIHFALFQNAFQITYFLWIWYEYGIDSCFHETMELVIVKLVIGVGVLILCSYITLPLYALLSQMGSSMKKSIFDEQTARALTNWRMAVKRKRRGKDGKSQTRSVASSLTASPVHSFASPISPTTAATLHRFKTTGHSTHPAAYEDTDASDFEAEPPSPESSTRHLIDPRVDYHNDHEIKLDLSTQQEVDTSEDEFSFAKSATRFE; encoded by the exons ATGGCAGGAGGGGATGATTATTCAAGTGAAAGGAAGCTTGATCAAACACCAACATGGGCTGTTGCTGGTGTCTgtgcaatcatcatcatcatctctatAGCTTTAGAGAAAGTTCTTCATAAGCTTGGAAAG TTTTTCACAGATAAGCACAAGAAAGCTTTGTTTGAAGCTCTAGAGAAGGTCAAAGCTG AGTTGATGATTCTGGGGTTCATCTCACTGATATTGACTTTTACTCAGTATTACATTGCGGAAATATGCATCCCAGTTGATGTTGCTGATACAATGTTGCCATGTGCTATAAAAGATAAAGCGGAGAAAAAAGAAAAAGGAGCCCGTCGATTGCTTCTATGGTACGAGCATGGTAGATCATTGGCTGGTGACTCAAAGTCTACATGCAAGGAG GGGAAAGTACCGATTATAACTGTCAAGGGGCTGCATCAATTGCACATACTCATATTCTTTCTAGCGGTCTTACACGTTGCATACAGTGCTATTACAATGGCTCTTGGGAGGTTAAAG ACCCGCGGCTGGAAGCAGTGGGAGGAGGAGACATCCTCGCACGACTATGAATTTTCCAATG ATCCTTCACGATTCAGGCTTACTCATGAAACGTCTTTTGTCAGAGCACACGCCCGATTTTGGACTCAAAACCCGATATTCTTTTACATT GGATGCTTCTTCCGTCAGTTTTTCAGGTCTGTTAGCAAGTCTGATTATATGACCTTGCGAAACGGGTTCATAAGT CTTCATTTAGCTCCAGGAACTAAATTCAACTTCCAAAAGTACATCAAACGGTCGCTAGAGGATGATTTCAAAGTTGTCGTGGGAGTCAG TCCAGTACTATGGGCATCATTTGTGATCTTCGTGCTTCTGAATGTTAACG GCTGGCAGGCGTTGTTTTGGGCGTCGCTGATGCCATTAGTT ATTATCTTAGCTGTCGGAACGAAGCTTCAAGCCATCTTGACAAAAATGGCGCTTGAAATCACGGAAAGACATGCAGTCGTCCAAGGGATTCCTCTAGTGCAAGCCTCTGATAAACACTTTTGGTTCTCAAGGCCGAGCCTAATGCTTCTTCTCATACACTTCGCTTTGTTTCAG AATGCTTTCCAGATTACTTACTTCCTTTGGATTTGG TATGAATATGGTATTGATTCTTGCTTCCATGAAACTATGGAACTTGTGATTGTAAaacttgttattgg GGTTGGAGTTTTAATCTTATGTAGCTATATAACGCTTCCTCTATACGCGCTTCTGTCACAG ATGGGGTCAAGCATGAAGAAATCCATATTCGACGAACAAACTGCCCGGGCCCTGACGAATTGGCGAATGGCGGTGAAGAGGAAGCGCAGAGGCAAAGATGGAAAGTCCCAAACCCGATCAGTAGCAAGTAGTCTTACTGCTAGCCCTGTTCATTCATTCGCATCACCTATCTCCCCGACAACTGCAGCTACCCTCCATCGTTTCAAGACAACCGGCCACTCCACACACCCGGCTGCCTATGAGGACACTGATGCATCAGATTTTGAAGCTGAACCACCCTCTCCTGAATCATCTACCAGACACTTGATTGACCCAAGGGTTGATTACCACAATGATCATGAGATTAAGTTAGATTTATCGACTCAACAAGAAGTCGATACAAGTGAGGATGAATTTTCATTTGCGAAGTCTGCGACGCGGTTTGAATAA
- the LOC110878672 gene encoding uncharacterized protein LOC110878672 isoform X1 yields the protein MNASLLICRLKLLLEKLASVNLEGLTHQQKLAFWINTCNICMMNAYLEHGIPESPEIMPTLMQKATINAGGYLLNAISIDHFILRLPNRLKLSCLQSPKQTEIRGKFGLEWSELLVMFALCNGGSWSSAVRVYTSAQVESELAIAKRDYLKGYPRKCKV from the exons atgaatgCATCCCTCTTGATCTGTAGACTCAA GCTCCTCCTTGAGAAGCTGGCCTCCGTCAACTTAGAGGGTTTGACACATCAGCAAAAGCTCGCATTTTGGATAAACACTTGCAATATTTGCATGATGAAT GCATATTTAGAGCATGGAATACCCGAGAGTCCGGAAATAATGCCAACACTAATGCAAAAG GCAACAATAAATGCAGGCGGGTATTTGCTAAACGCGATATCAATTGACCATTTTATCTTGAGGCTTCCTAATCGCTTAAAACTT TCATGTCTACAATCTCCGAAACAAACTGAAATTCGTGGTAAATTTGGCTTGGAGTGGTCCGAACTGTTGGTCATGTTTGCTTTATGCAATGGCGGCAGCTGGTCTTCTGCG GTGAGAGTTTACACGTCAGCACAAGTGGAAAGCGAGTTAGCAATAGCAAAGAGAGATTACCTGAAAGGGTACCCGAGAAAATGCAAAGTTTAG